In the Gossypium arboreum isolate Shixiya-1 chromosome 10, ASM2569848v2, whole genome shotgun sequence genome, one interval contains:
- the LOC128282435 gene encoding protein RALF-like 32: MKSLHFFFLLFFFTLSCFSQIESSTVNDVLMHCNGSIRVCNEANEMLMESEISRRFLEQKRYISPGALKRDQPVCRGGAGGEAYSKSGGCLPEPSNPYNRGCSKYYRCRSDS, encoded by the coding sequence ATGAAATCTCTCCATTTCTTCTTCCTTCTGTTCTTCTTCACCTTAAGTTGTTTTAGCCAAATTGAGTCCTCAACCGTTAATGATGTGCTCATGCACTGCAATGGATCTATCAGAGTGTGCAATGAAGCAAACGAGATGCTAATGGAGTCAGAAATAAGCCGCAGGTTTCTAGAACAGAAAAGGTATATATCTCCCGGCGCACTTAAAAGAGATCAACCAGTCTGCCGCGGTGGTGCTGGGGGTGAAGCTTATAGTAAAAGTGGCGGCTGCCTCCCAGAACCATCCAACCCTTACAACCGAGGATGTTCCAAGTACTATCGTTGTAGGTCTGATTCATGA